A window from Carassius gibelio isolate Cgi1373 ecotype wild population from Czech Republic chromosome B3, carGib1.2-hapl.c, whole genome shotgun sequence encodes these proteins:
- the LOC127952556 gene encoding nuclear factor 7, brain-like has protein sequence MASLNVSAEELSCPVCCEIFKDPVVLSCSHSFCKDCLQQFWKTKETQECPLCRRRSSRDEHPCNLVLKNLCESFTEERNERISSGSEEMCSLHGEKLKLFCLEDKQPVCLVCRDSQKYINHTFRPINEVVSSYKEELNTALKTLQEKLTHREKMKKECVKTVQHIKSQAEHTERQIKLQFEKLHQFLRDEEDATITALREEEEQKKQMMKEKLEEINRHISALSQTVKDMEEMMKDNDVCFLKEFPVSMERVQISSEPDPQTPSGALIHVPRYLGNLSFRVWKKMQDIVQYRPVILDPNTANPDLIVSDDLTCARHSWKKQPLPDNPERFDHYSCVLGSEGFSSGTHCWDVEIKKSKCWNLGVTTASNQRKGRDFFSADVWCVWYGLFEPSGFPLEQDLERVRVDLDYERGTVSFSDPETNIHLHTFTTTFTDTVFPFFRCYRFSPLRILPL, from the exons ATGGCTTCATTAAATGTATCTGCAGAAGAGCTTTCTTGTCCCGTGTGCTGTGAAATCTTCAAGGATCCTGTTGTTTTATCCTGTAGTCACAGTTTCTGTAAAGACTGTCTTCAACAGTTTTGGAAAACCAAGGAAACTCAAGAGTGTCCTCTCTGCAGGAGAAGATCCTCGAGAGATGAACATCCATGTAATTTAGTGCTAAAAAACTTGTGTGAGTCATTCACGGAGGAGAGAAATGAGAGGATTTCATCAGGATCTGAGGAGATGTGTAGTTTACACGGAGAGAAACTCAAACTCTTCTGTCTGGAGGACAAACAGCCGGTGTGTTTAGTGTGCAGAGATTCACAGAAATACATCAATCACACATTCAGGCCCATTAATGAAGTCGTTTCTTCTTACAAG GAGGAGCTCAATACAGCACTGAAGACCTTACAGGAGaaactgacacacagagagaagaTGAAAAAAGAGTGTGTGAAAACAGTTCAACACATCAAG TCTCAAGCTGAGCACACAGAGCGTCAGATTAAACTGCAGTTTGAGAAGCTTCATCAGTTTCTCAGAGATGAAGAAGACGCTACAATCACTGCACTgagggaggaagaggagcagaagaAGCAGATGATGAAGGAGAAGCTGGAGGAGATCAACAGACACATCTCAGCTCTTTCACAGACAGTCAAAGACATGGAGGAGATGATGAAAGACAATGATGTCTGCTTTCTAAAG gagtTTCCAGTCTCAATGGAAAG AGTCCAGATCTCATCAGAGCCGGATCCACAGACACCTTCTGGAGCCTTGATTCATGTGCCACGATATTTGGGAAACCTGTCCttcagagtctggaagaagatgCAGGACATCGTTCAATACA GACCTGTGATTCTGGATCCTAACACTGCAAATCCAGATCTTATCGTGTCTGATGATCTGACCTGTGCAAGACACAGCTGGAAGAAACAACCTCTTCCTGATAACCCAGAGAGATTTGACCATTATTCTTGTGTTCTGGGTTCAGAGGGGTTTAGCTCAGGAACACACTGCTGGGACGTGGAGATTAAAAAAAGCAAATGCTGGAATCTTGGAGTAACTACAGCATCAAACCAGAGGAAGGGACGTGATTTCTTTAGCGCTGATGTCTGGTGTGTGTGGTATGGATTATTTGAACCATCAGGTTTTCCTCTTGAACAGGATCTTGAGCGTGTGAGAGTTGATCTGGACTATGAGAGAGGAACAGTGTCATTCTCTGATCCTGAAACTAACATACATCTACACACATTCACAACCACCTTCACTGACACGGTCTTTCCATTCTTCCGTtgttataggttttcccctctgaGGATCTTACCATTATAG
- the LOC127952621 gene encoding E3 ubiquitin-protein ligase TRIM16-like has protein sequence MAEASISWAEDQFCCSVCLDLLKDPVTVPCGHSYCMRCITSCWDEEDWKGIYRCPQCRKTFTPRPVLGKNVVFAEMVEKLKTMRLQSAPVPATPAAPAVHRTGSGDVQCDSCTGIKQKAVKSCLDCRSSYCQNHLDQHESLFRGKGHDLMDATGRLQEMMCSRHGKILEIYCRTDQRCICMLCLVDEHKNHDTVSTGVARAEKQRHLEETKRNIQKTIQQRKMDLKRMREALESHKRSAQTAVEDSEKIFTELVRSIEKRRSEVTKMIRDQEGAAVKQAEQRLAQLELELDDLRWKETELKQLSNTDDHIHFLQSCPSVSLSGSTDSFTVSSRPNFDEVVKSVSQLRDKLQQFCTDEIEGLSKTVKTVQVIVPNHQFTTRKEFLQYSRLLTLDLNSVNYILRLFEENTVITFSDTRLPYPDHPDRFDYWAEAMCRESVTGRCYWEVEWTGDGRLGVDIGVTYKSISRKGDGPECAVGRNDQSWSLFCSPDYCSFWHSNIETVLPVVNISSTIGVYVDHSAGILSFYSVSDTMSLIHRVQTSFTQPLCAVFGFDRKTAVKLSRRLNNPDVLDILNPDILQALLLRRLMMS, from the exons ATGGCAGAAGCCAGTATCTCATGGGCTGAGGATCAGTTCTGCTGTTCAGTGTGTCTGGATCTGCTGAAGGATCCAGTGACGGttccctgtggacacagttactgtatgagATGCATCACAAGTTGCTGGGATGAGGAGGATTGGAAGGGAATCTACAGATGTCCTCAGTGCAGAAAGACCTTCACACCAAGACCTGTTTTGGGTAAAAACGTGGTGTTTGCTGAGATGGTGGAGAAGCTCAAGACAATGAGACTCCAGTCTGCTCCTGTTCCTGCTACTCCTGCTGCTCCTGCAGTTCATCGCACTGGATCTGGAGATGTTCAGTGTGACTCCTGCACTGGAATTAAACAGAAAGCAGTGAAATCCTGTCTGGACTGTCGAAGCTCTTACTGTCAGAATCATCTTGATCAGCATGAGAGTCTCTTCAGAGGTAAAGGACACGATCTGATGGACgccactggacgactgcaggagatgatGTGCTCTCGACATGGTAAAATACTGGAGATTTACTGCCGTACTGACCAGCGATGTATCTGTATGCTGTGTTTAGTGGACGAACACAAAAATCATGACACGGTATCAACTGGAGTGGCAAGAGCGGAAAAACAG AGACATTTAGAAGAAACAAAGAGGAACATCCAGAAAACAATCCAGCAGAGAAAGATGGATCTAAAGCGGATGAGAGAGGCTCtggagtctcataag cgctctgcacagacagcagtggaggacagtgagaagATCTTCACTGAGCTCGTCCGCTCCATTGAGAAACGTCGCTCTGAGGTGACGAAgatgatcagagatcaggaaggAGCTGCAGTGAAACAAGCTGAACAAAGACTGGCTCAACTGGAGCTGGAGCTTGATGATCTGAGGTGGAaagagactgaactgaaacagCTTTCAAACACAGATGATCACATTCATTTCCTCCAG AGCtgcccatctgtctctctctctggatCTACAGACAGCTTCACTGTCAGTTCTCGTCCCAATTTTGATGAAGTAGTGAAGTCTGTCTCTCAGCTCAGAGATAAACTGCAGCAGTTCTGCACAGATGAAATAGAAGGGTTATCTAAAACAG TGAAAACCGTCCAGGTTATTGTCCCGAATCATCAATTTACGACTAGGAAGGAGTTCCTACAAT attcccGTCTGTTGACCCTGGATCTGAACTCAGTGAATTATATTCTCCGTCTATTTGAAGAAAACACAGTGATCACTTTCTCTGACACACGTCtgccgtatcctgatcatccagacagatttgattatTGGGCAGAGGCgatgtgtagagagagtgtgacgggacgctgttactgggaggtgGAGTGGACCGGAGATGGGAGGTTAGGAGTAGATATAGGAGTGacatataagagcatcagcagaAAGGGAGATGGTCCTGAGTGTGCTGTTGGACGTAACGATCAGTCCTGGAGTCTGTTCTGCTCTCCAGACTACTGCTCATTCTGGCACAGTAACATAGAGACTGTCCTTCCTGTAGTCAATATCTCCAGTACaataggagtgtatgtggatcaCAGCGCAGGGATtttgtccttctacagcgtctctgacacaatgagtCTCATCCACAGGGTCCAGACCTCATTCACTCAGCCTCTCTGTGCTGTGTTTGGATTTGATAGAAAGACAGCGGTGAAACTCTCTAGACGATTAAACAATCCAGATGTTTTAGATATTCTTAATCCAGATATTCTACAGGCTTTGTTACTTCGCAGACTGATGATGTCATGA